The Lacipirellula parvula genome window below encodes:
- a CDS encoding HEAT repeat domain-containing protein produces MSSSIPPQNEFSQGASDADNRYARMRTSSDELLPPVEPPSAGFIIQLFVIPAVIVAAVVGIWFVIETLARRGEQDPAKIVAALRSNNQARFQQAKELADMLRLPQRYPELKVSHELSGQIAAYVNEMVEAGRPEDAEVTMRIFLATALGEFQVADGLPALLNAALHDPQRDVRRRAINAIAVLAGSMAALKPPQPLVDEQLIEALLTLADDQDELVRSETTFAIGVVAEASAAQSSEADPRLVEKLVVLADDPYTDARFNAAAALARLGHPAAPAAVAEMFDVDSLAASVAGEKALTPDVTEESLAKQRAFKRNMILSSALKSTNRLRETPALPAEAFAPLEEAMEGFLKSLEKLQKEGPVPDELIDEAERTLTRVKARAAGK; encoded by the coding sequence ATGTCCTCCAGCATACCGCCGCAGAACGAGTTTTCGCAGGGCGCCTCCGATGCCGACAACCGCTACGCCCGGATGCGGACCTCGTCGGACGAACTGCTGCCGCCGGTCGAGCCGCCGTCGGCGGGGTTCATCATTCAGCTGTTCGTCATCCCGGCGGTGATCGTCGCCGCGGTGGTGGGGATTTGGTTCGTCATCGAGACGCTCGCCCGTCGCGGCGAGCAAGATCCCGCGAAGATCGTCGCAGCGCTCCGCTCGAACAACCAGGCTCGGTTCCAGCAGGCAAAAGAGCTGGCTGACATGCTGCGGCTGCCGCAGCGTTATCCGGAGCTGAAAGTCAGTCACGAGCTGTCAGGCCAGATCGCCGCATACGTCAACGAAATGGTCGAAGCCGGCCGGCCCGAAGACGCCGAAGTGACGATGCGGATCTTTCTGGCGACGGCGCTCGGCGAGTTTCAAGTCGCCGATGGCTTGCCGGCGCTGTTGAACGCGGCGCTCCACGACCCGCAGCGCGACGTGCGGCGGCGGGCGATCAACGCGATCGCCGTGCTGGCCGGTTCGATGGCCGCGCTCAAGCCGCCGCAGCCGCTAGTTGACGAGCAGCTTATTGAGGCGTTGCTGACGCTTGCCGACGATCAGGATGAATTGGTCCGTTCGGAGACGACGTTCGCCATCGGCGTCGTCGCGGAAGCCTCGGCAGCGCAATCATCGGAGGCCGATCCGCGGCTCGTTGAAAAGCTCGTGGTGCTCGCCGACGATCCGTACACCGACGCCCGGTTCAACGCGGCGGCGGCGCTCGCGCGGCTCGGTCACCCGGCGGCGCCGGCGGCAGTGGCCGAGATGTTCGACGTCGATTCGCTCGCTGCGAGCGTCGCGGGCGAGAAGGCCCTCACCCCGGATGTGACGGAAGAATCGCTGGCCAAGCAGCGGGCGTTCAAGCGGAATATGATCCTCAGCAGCGCCCTCAAATCGACCAATCGCCTGCGGGAGACGCCAGCGTTGCCAGCAGAGGCGTTTGCGCCGCTTGAGGAAGCGATGGAGGGTTTTCTGAAGTCTTTGGAAAAACTTCAGAAAGAAGGCCCCGTACCCGACGAACTCATCGACGAAGCAGAGCGTACTCTCACTCGGGTCAAAGCGCGGGCGGCCGGCAAGTAA
- a CDS encoding lipoate--protein ligase family protein, translating into MYHLPLTLETPAANLALDEALLDAAVDGQLPGEVLRLWESPGYFAVLGRSSPLSEVHAETCRRDDVAVLRRASGGATILTGPGCLMYAVVLDAERRPELRSVDRAHELVLDTIAAALAPFAPGIARHGTSDLTIPAERAGDPPVKFSGNSLRLKRGHLLYHGTLLYDFPLDQVETWLAAPARRPEYRGERDHRQFVTNISATRAALETALTNAWCATEPLPAWPRDRTAELAATRYATVEW; encoded by the coding sequence ATGTACCACCTCCCTCTGACGCTCGAAACGCCCGCCGCCAACCTCGCCCTCGACGAGGCGCTCCTCGACGCCGCCGTCGACGGCCAGTTGCCGGGCGAGGTGCTGCGGCTGTGGGAATCGCCCGGTTACTTCGCCGTCCTCGGCCGGTCGTCGCCGCTGAGCGAGGTCCATGCCGAGACCTGCCGTCGCGACGACGTTGCTGTGCTGCGTCGCGCCAGCGGCGGCGCCACGATCCTCACCGGGCCGGGCTGCCTGATGTATGCGGTGGTGCTCGACGCCGAGCGGCGGCCAGAACTTCGCAGCGTCGACCGAGCTCATGAGTTGGTGCTCGACACCATCGCCGCCGCCCTCGCCCCGTTCGCCCCCGGCATCGCCCGCCACGGCACGAGCGATCTCACGATCCCCGCCGAACGCGCCGGCGACCCGCCCGTAAAATTCTCCGGCAACAGCCTGCGACTCAAGCGAGGCCATCTCCTCTACCACGGCACGCTGCTCTACGACTTCCCGCTCGACCAAGTTGAAACCTGGCTCGCCGCTCCCGCCCGCCGTCCCGAGTACCGCGGCGAGCGCGACCACCGCCAGTTCGTCACGAACATTTCCGCGACGCGCGCCGCACTAGAAACCGCCCTCACCAACGCCTGGTGCGCCACCGAACCGCTCCCCGCCTGGCCCCGCGACCGCACTGCTGAATTGGCGGCCACTCGCTACGCCACCGTCGAGTGGTAA
- a CDS encoding NUDIX hydrolase, with product MHRQPLLQLLDRYDSRHPSEAAMTDRIRQLVVAHADCFDRTCRPGHITASAWITTPKRDRFLLVHHRKLNRWLQPGGHADGQTDAADVAMREATEETGLPNLRHAATGADATPLDVDVHIIPARHDAAGNQIEDAHEHHDVRFLIIAEGDLAPQVSEESHAVRWFTAEELQATIEEESVLRLWRKSAL from the coding sequence ATGCACCGTCAGCCGCTACTACAACTGCTCGATCGCTACGACAGCCGCCATCCGAGCGAGGCGGCGATGACTGATCGCATTCGCCAGCTCGTCGTCGCCCATGCCGACTGCTTCGACCGCACTTGCCGGCCTGGACATATCACCGCCTCGGCATGGATCACCACCCCTAAGCGCGATCGGTTCCTGCTGGTCCACCACCGCAAGCTGAACCGCTGGCTGCAGCCGGGGGGCCATGCCGACGGACAGACCGACGCCGCGGACGTGGCGATGCGCGAGGCGACCGAAGAGACCGGCCTGCCCAACCTCCGTCACGCCGCCACGGGCGCCGACGCGACGCCGCTCGACGTCGACGTTCACATCATCCCCGCCCGCCACGACGCCGCCGGCAACCAGATCGAAGACGCCCACGAACATCACGACGTCCGCTTCCTGATCATCGCCGAGGGGGACCTCGCCCCGCAGGTGAGCGAAGAATCACACGCCGTCCGCTGGTTCACTGCGGAAGAGCTGCAAGCCACGATCGAAGAAGAATCGGTCCTAAGGCTCTGGCGCAAATCGGCCCTCTAG
- a CDS encoding YkgJ family cysteine cluster protein has translation MSNLPTATPFGAVRINRENLPEGQHLCEYCTAKCCRYFALPMDTPESFEEFEFLRWFLLHDRASVFKEDDDWYMLVHTTCKHLGHDNRCGIYETRPQICRDYTTDNCEYDDDWTYDFYLETPEQVWEYTEAVIQEPGKSIRSRKPNPLAVLS, from the coding sequence ATGTCGAACCTTCCGACCGCCACGCCCTTTGGCGCCGTTCGCATCAATCGCGAGAACCTTCCCGAGGGTCAGCACCTCTGTGAATATTGCACGGCCAAGTGCTGCCGCTACTTCGCCTTGCCGATGGACACCCCCGAGTCGTTCGAGGAGTTCGAGTTCCTCCGCTGGTTCCTGCTCCACGACCGGGCGAGCGTGTTCAAAGAAGACGACGATTGGTACATGCTCGTCCACACGACCTGCAAACACCTCGGCCACGACAACCGCTGCGGCATTTACGAAACCCGTCCGCAAATCTGCCGCGACTACACGACCGACAACTGCGAATACGACGACGACTGGACCTACGATTTTTACTTGGAGACGCCGGAACAGGTGTGGGAGTACACCGAAGCAGTCATCCAAGAACCAGGCAAGTCGATCCGCAGCCGCAAGCCGAACCCGCTGGCGGTATTGAGCTAG
- the hisS gene encoding histidine--tRNA ligase, giving the protein MIQPRTLKGFRDYLPEAMMPRERIIETARRVYRSYGFRPIDTPALEYLEILTGKGSDETDKQLYKFQDHGGRDVGLRFDLTVPLARFVAQHQQELGLPFKRYHIASVWRGENTQTGRYREFMQCDFDTIGVTEITADIEMTLVINDLFTALGVDNFSVRVNHRAVLNGMLEKLGLGDRSAAVLRALDKLAKIGDKGVREELARTAETTDAQCDALIAMASLSGDNETILNQLTPLVAGNATGERGVAELRELVAATAAAGVPAGRIQLDPSIARGLDYYTGIVVETILGDLPEIGSVASGGRYDNLAGLYTNQKLPGVGASLGLDRLLAALEKLGRLDAVKTPAPVLICMFDAARRNDYLKLAAQLRTAGVGVEVYPEAKKLGKQLQYADKQGFRAAIIIGESEFAAGECQVKDLKAAAGVTVSYNGDDAASLLAALQPLLSD; this is encoded by the coding sequence CTGATCCAACCGCGCACATTAAAAGGTTTCCGCGATTACCTCCCTGAGGCGATGATGCCGCGGGAGCGGATCATCGAGACTGCGCGGCGGGTCTATCGCAGCTACGGTTTTCGCCCGATCGACACCCCCGCCCTCGAGTACCTCGAGATCCTCACCGGCAAGGGGAGCGACGAGACCGACAAGCAGCTCTACAAGTTCCAGGATCACGGCGGCCGCGACGTCGGCCTGCGGTTCGATCTCACCGTGCCGCTCGCCCGGTTCGTCGCCCAGCACCAGCAAGAACTCGGCTTGCCATTCAAGCGCTACCACATCGCCTCGGTGTGGCGCGGCGAGAATACGCAGACCGGTCGCTACCGCGAGTTCATGCAGTGCGATTTCGACACGATCGGCGTCACCGAGATCACGGCCGACATCGAGATGACGCTCGTCATCAACGACCTCTTCACGGCGCTCGGCGTCGATAACTTTTCGGTGCGCGTGAATCACCGCGCGGTGCTCAACGGGATGCTCGAAAAGCTCGGCCTCGGCGACCGCTCCGCCGCGGTGCTGCGAGCGCTCGATAAGCTCGCCAAGATCGGCGACAAGGGCGTGCGTGAAGAGCTCGCCCGCACCGCCGAGACGACCGACGCCCAGTGCGACGCCCTCATCGCGATGGCGTCGCTCAGCGGCGACAACGAGACGATCCTCAACCAACTGACGCCGCTCGTGGCCGGTAACGCTACAGGCGAGCGCGGCGTCGCCGAGCTCCGCGAACTCGTCGCCGCCACCGCCGCGGCCGGCGTTCCCGCGGGCCGGATCCAGCTCGACCCGTCGATCGCTCGCGGCCTCGACTATTACACCGGCATCGTCGTCGAAACGATCTTGGGCGACCTCCCGGAGATCGGCAGCGTTGCCAGCGGCGGTCGCTACGACAACCTCGCCGGCCTTTACACCAACCAAAAGCTCCCCGGCGTCGGCGCCTCGCTCGGCCTCGACCGCCTGCTAGCCGCGCTCGAAAAGCTTGGCCGACTCGACGCCGTAAAAACCCCGGCGCCGGTTCTCATTTGCATGTTCGATGCCGCCCGGCGCAACGACTACCTCAAGCTCGCCGCGCAACTGCGCACCGCCGGCGTCGGCGTCGAGGTCTACCCCGAAGCCAAAAAACTGGGCAAGCAACTCCAGTACGCCGACAAGCAAGGCTTTAGGGCGGCGATCATCATCGGCGAAAGCGAATTCGCCGCCGGCGAGTGCCAAGTGAAAGACCTCAAAGCCGCCGCCGGCGTGACGGTCTCCTACAACGGCGACGACGCAGCATCCCTCCTCGCCGCGCTGCAGCCCCTCCTGTCCGACTAG
- a CDS encoding HYExAFE family protein yields MAKRDNHYEAAFESYLQSRQVAYVAVDEARRSRIAAGSLKNVDFLVSPADGLTLLVDVKGRRFPSGVSHPQYWRNWSTWDDLRSLARWQEQLGPGSLALFGFIFHIVGDRSPIPADDLFWFRGERYAMLAVRAADYIRFAKPLSPKWETVSMPAPLFRQAAVPFDELVASLELRVASNAEKQTGELSP; encoded by the coding sequence ATGGCCAAGCGAGACAACCACTACGAAGCCGCCTTCGAGTCGTATCTCCAATCGCGGCAGGTCGCCTACGTCGCGGTCGACGAGGCCCGCCGCAGTCGCATCGCCGCCGGCTCGTTAAAGAACGTCGACTTTCTCGTCTCCCCCGCTGATGGCCTGACGCTCCTCGTCGACGTGAAGGGGCGCCGCTTTCCTAGCGGCGTGAGCCATCCGCAATACTGGCGCAACTGGTCGACGTGGGACGACCTCCGCTCGCTCGCCCGCTGGCAGGAACAACTCGGCCCCGGCAGCCTCGCGCTCTTCGGCTTCATCTTCCACATCGTCGGCGACCGTTCACCCATCCCAGCCGACGATCTCTTCTGGTTCCGCGGCGAACGCTACGCGATGCTCGCCGTCCGGGCCGCCGACTACATCCGCTTCGCGAAACCCCTCTCGCCCAAGTGGGAAACCGTCTCGATGCCCGCCCCCCTCTTCCGCCAAGCGGCAGTGCCATTTGATGAGCTGGTGGCGAGTCTCGAGTTACGAGTGGCGAGCAATGCGGAGAAGCAAACAGGGGAACTTTCGCCATAG
- a CDS encoding DegT/DnrJ/EryC1/StrS family aminotransferase, which produces MNAADPTVAPPVPMLDVNRQNGPLLAEMERAISEIARTGAFVHGPACKNFEEATAKYCQVEHAIGCASGSDALLLSLMALDIGAGDEVIVPSFTFFATAGAVWRLGAKPVFADLIPGTFNIDPADVARKVTKRTKAIIPVHLFGQCADMEGLAAAAPGIPVIEDAAQAIGAEYQGKKAGSMGTMGCLSFYPTKNLGGWGDGGLITTNDATLAAKLRVLRDHGQNPRYHHSLVGVCSRLDAIQAAVLNVKLAHLDDWAAGREQNARRYAAQFARLGVDRQLGLPQVADGCAMVWNQFTIRVPGGRRDALQQFLNERKIGSAIYYPIPLHLQKCFAALGCQPGSLPESERAAEEVLSLPIYPEMTREEQDRVIGAIAEFCGVAGGSVKRAA; this is translated from the coding sequence ATGAACGCCGCCGATCCGACTGTCGCCCCGCCCGTTCCGATGCTCGACGTCAACCGCCAGAACGGCCCGTTGTTGGCCGAGATGGAACGCGCGATCTCCGAAATCGCCCGCACTGGCGCCTTCGTTCACGGCCCGGCTTGCAAGAATTTTGAAGAGGCGACCGCTAAGTATTGCCAAGTCGAACATGCGATCGGCTGTGCCTCGGGGAGCGATGCGTTGCTGTTGTCGCTGATGGCGCTCGACATTGGCGCTGGCGACGAAGTGATCGTTCCCAGTTTTACGTTCTTCGCCACCGCCGGCGCCGTCTGGCGGTTGGGCGCGAAGCCGGTCTTCGCCGATCTCATTCCCGGCACATTTAATATTGATCCTGCCGACGTCGCTCGGAAGGTGACGAAGCGGACGAAGGCGATCATTCCCGTTCACCTGTTCGGCCAATGTGCTGACATGGAAGGCTTGGCTGCGGCCGCTCCGGGCATCCCCGTCATTGAAGACGCGGCCCAAGCGATTGGCGCCGAGTACCAAGGAAAGAAGGCGGGTTCGATGGGCACGATGGGTTGCCTGTCGTTCTACCCGACGAAGAACCTTGGCGGCTGGGGCGACGGCGGCCTCATCACGACCAACGACGCGACGCTCGCCGCCAAGTTGCGAGTGCTCCGCGATCATGGCCAGAATCCTCGCTACCACCACAGTCTCGTCGGCGTTTGCAGCCGGCTCGATGCGATTCAAGCGGCCGTGCTGAACGTGAAACTCGCCCACCTCGACGACTGGGCGGCGGGCCGCGAGCAGAACGCTCGTCGTTATGCGGCGCAGTTCGCGCGGCTCGGCGTCGATCGCCAACTCGGCTTGCCGCAGGTGGCCGACGGCTGTGCGATGGTGTGGAACCAATTTACGATCCGCGTCCCCGGCGGCCGTCGCGACGCGCTGCAGCAGTTCCTCAACGAGCGGAAGATTGGCTCGGCGATTTATTATCCGATTCCGCTCCACTTGCAGAAGTGCTTTGCGGCGCTCGGTTGCCAGCCGGGCTCGTTGCCGGAGAGCGAGCGGGCGGCGGAAGAGGTTCTCAGTTTGCCGATTTACCCGGAGATGACCCGCGAGGAACAAGATCGCGTTATTGGGGCGATCGCCGAGTTCTGCGGCGTTGCTGGCGGCAGCGTGAAGCGGGCCGCGTAA
- a CDS encoding DUF1579 domain-containing protein encodes MRSLTRCLLAALLLAAVAPAVRAQMPALPEHKHLASEVGVWDAEVKLWPTPESEPMTSKGSETNEMFGSFWLLSKFESDFGGMKYTGHMQLGYDPQKKKYVGTWIDTMSPFLQTMEGTYDEKTKTSTMLASGVDMGTGKPSSSKMTTRFESDDVKIFEMMMPVEGKKDEWWKSMEIKYTRRK; translated from the coding sequence ATGCGTTCACTCACTCGTTGTCTCCTCGCCGCGCTGCTGCTAGCAGCCGTCGCTCCTGCCGTTCGCGCTCAAATGCCGGCCCTACCCGAGCACAAGCACCTCGCTTCGGAAGTCGGCGTCTGGGACGCCGAAGTGAAACTCTGGCCCACCCCCGAATCGGAGCCGATGACGAGCAAGGGCTCCGAGACGAACGAAATGTTCGGCAGCTTTTGGCTCCTCAGCAAATTCGAAAGCGACTTCGGCGGCATGAAGTACACCGGACACATGCAACTCGGCTACGATCCCCAGAAGAAAAAGTACGTCGGCACCTGGATCGACACGATGAGCCCCTTCCTGCAAACGATGGAAGGGACCTATGACGAGAAGACGAAGACCTCGACGATGCTCGCCAGTGGCGTCGACATGGGAACCGGCAAACCGTCGTCTAGCAAAATGACGACCCGCTTCGAGAGCGACGACGTCAAAATCTTCGAAATGATGATGCCGGTCGAAGGAAAGAAAGACGAGTGGTGGAAGTCGATGGAGATCAAGTACACGCGACGTAAGTAG
- a CDS encoding mechanosensitive ion channel domain-containing protein: MIRTLRIFIAASLLLAFSTGIALAQPAARTPAPPTTLPAVAAPAAVTPAPATVAPTASAPEPPASPAAAPAPTETVTQPEAAPASAPTPSSADGNDEGDRPKDELLVLDPKAKEDLEQRLKSLDSAGLSDEDKTKAVAFYQQAIESYDVAVQQITAAQGFEKQLKELPAETATYSERLAKPLPPAQDVSGESLAAVEERAANNEVSLAHCRKELAAMIAEPKRRAQRISEMPKQIADAQLRLKELTADLDAIGSEEVSDVVTIARRASLLHAQTAVRAALQLLGREQRLYADGAQLIKLRRDYYARYVPNKEKRLAQLQSQISERRQNEAASQVAAAAKAVEDAASQPTVSLAQEKLVSLAQDNKVLAERRTEVVAELNAIAKELSVSTAALRDLSDKYAKAVEQDQVDELAAVNGQLLREQQAKLPNLRALRRHRVQREARIADILLEQFELIDQQSQLSNLNDLADKLAAEAGDLSDATRTSIRQLLEAKRELLEQLVDNFNDYSGKLAKLQTNETQLIAETDRYAGFIAERVLWIRSCQPLSRSDWLPALDAGRWSLDPANWRDAGRTIVQSAQAKPGQVSLFVIGFTLLLIAQRPARNRLRELGEEAAKRGCIRLRPTVDALWLTVVLALPGPTLLACLGWTMDSLSSTEFVRSLSASLRFTAVCWLLIELTRHLCRRGGLADAHFDWSEACLHHLRRRMNWLAVFSLPLVLWLVGLDTQQQDPTTITSHWSSSLGRVLFITVMLSLSKFLHRILLAKKSPFRQVNFIGGGWLKPLKIVWRPAVTFLPATLAVMAAVGYYYTAMQSAVRILETVAMLLAVGTLGGLTRRWLLVNRRQLAREQAKQRRAQLLAAVETDSADPPAPEAADDTVDLAALSEQTQTLVRTFLGFTTAVGLFFIWAAVLPALAYPAGHKLPGAEMLTWGHLASFLIVLAVTFVSVRDIPALLELAILQHLPLDGGTRYAFTSISRYVLAALGLIVAFNCLDGDWGKIQWLVAAMSVGLGFGLQEIFANFVSGIILLFERPIRVGDIVTLGDKTGVVNRIRMRATTIIDWDRKEYIVPNKDLVTERLLNWTLSDQMNRIEVVLFLSHGADTDRACELLLESAREQTHLLTEPSPSAVFEGITEAGLKVALRCFLPTLEHRGATIHQLYSTIDRKLRNGGIEVASPPREMKVRFLRDQHGHPIPAPHAQFTSKSDAASSTKSGKHSAA; encoded by the coding sequence ATGATTCGCACGCTTCGCATTTTTATCGCCGCTAGTCTGCTCCTCGCTTTCTCGACTGGCATCGCGCTTGCTCAACCAGCCGCGCGCACTCCCGCGCCCCCCACAACGCTCCCGGCGGTCGCCGCTCCTGCCGCCGTCACGCCCGCGCCCGCCACGGTCGCCCCAACCGCTTCTGCTCCAGAACCCCCGGCGTCGCCCGCCGCTGCGCCTGCCCCCACAGAAACTGTCACGCAGCCCGAGGCCGCTCCCGCCAGTGCCCCGACGCCCTCCTCCGCCGACGGCAACGACGAAGGAGACCGCCCCAAAGACGAACTCCTCGTCCTCGACCCCAAGGCCAAGGAAGATCTTGAGCAACGCCTCAAATCGCTCGACTCGGCTGGACTGAGCGATGAAGACAAAACCAAAGCGGTCGCGTTCTACCAGCAAGCGATCGAATCGTACGACGTCGCCGTCCAGCAGATCACCGCCGCACAAGGTTTTGAAAAACAACTCAAGGAACTGCCGGCCGAGACGGCCACCTACTCAGAGCGCCTCGCCAAGCCGCTCCCGCCCGCCCAAGACGTCAGCGGCGAATCGCTTGCGGCTGTTGAAGAACGGGCCGCCAACAACGAAGTCTCGCTCGCCCATTGTCGCAAGGAACTCGCGGCGATGATCGCCGAACCGAAACGCCGCGCGCAGCGGATTTCGGAAATGCCCAAGCAAATCGCCGACGCACAGCTCCGCCTCAAGGAACTGACTGCCGACCTCGACGCCATCGGCAGCGAAGAAGTGAGCGACGTCGTGACGATCGCTCGCCGCGCTTCGCTCTTACATGCCCAAACGGCAGTGCGTGCGGCCCTCCAACTGCTCGGCCGTGAACAACGTCTCTACGCCGATGGCGCGCAACTCATCAAGCTCCGCCGTGACTACTACGCCCGTTACGTTCCCAACAAGGAAAAGCGCCTCGCCCAACTGCAAAGCCAGATCAGCGAGCGCCGGCAAAACGAGGCCGCCAGTCAGGTCGCCGCCGCCGCGAAAGCGGTCGAGGACGCCGCCAGCCAACCAACCGTCAGTCTCGCGCAAGAGAAGCTTGTCAGCCTCGCGCAAGACAACAAAGTGCTTGCCGAACGCCGCACGGAAGTCGTCGCCGAACTCAACGCCATCGCCAAAGAACTTAGCGTCAGCACCGCGGCGCTGCGCGATCTCTCCGACAAGTACGCGAAAGCAGTCGAGCAAGACCAAGTGGACGAACTGGCCGCGGTCAACGGCCAACTCCTCCGCGAGCAGCAGGCGAAGCTCCCCAATCTCCGCGCCCTGCGGCGCCATCGCGTCCAGCGCGAAGCCCGCATCGCCGACATTCTGCTCGAACAATTCGAACTGATCGATCAGCAGTCGCAGCTTTCCAACCTCAACGATCTGGCCGACAAGCTCGCCGCCGAAGCCGGCGACCTGAGCGATGCCACTCGCACCTCGATCCGCCAACTCCTCGAAGCGAAGCGCGAGCTGCTCGAACAGCTCGTCGACAACTTCAACGACTATTCCGGTAAGCTGGCGAAGCTGCAAACGAACGAAACGCAACTCATTGCCGAAACTGACCGCTACGCCGGCTTCATCGCCGAGCGCGTCCTCTGGATCCGCAGTTGCCAGCCGCTGTCGCGATCCGACTGGCTCCCTGCCCTCGACGCCGGTCGCTGGAGCCTCGACCCTGCTAATTGGCGCGACGCCGGCCGCACCATCGTCCAATCCGCCCAGGCCAAACCGGGCCAAGTCTCCCTGTTCGTCATCGGTTTCACGCTGCTGCTCATCGCCCAACGGCCCGCCCGCAACCGCTTGCGCGAGCTCGGCGAAGAAGCCGCCAAGCGCGGCTGCATCCGCCTCCGCCCCACCGTTGACGCACTGTGGCTCACCGTCGTGCTCGCCCTCCCCGGCCCCACGCTCCTCGCCTGCCTCGGCTGGACGATGGATAGCCTCAGCTCCACCGAATTCGTCCGCTCGCTCAGCGCATCGCTTCGCTTCACCGCCGTCTGTTGGTTGCTCATCGAACTAACCCGCCACCTCTGCCGTCGCGGCGGGCTGGCCGACGCCCACTTTGATTGGTCGGAAGCTTGCCTCCACCATCTTCGCCGTCGCATGAACTGGCTGGCGGTCTTCAGTCTGCCGCTCGTGCTGTGGCTCGTCGGCCTCGACACGCAGCAACAGGACCCGACGACGATCACTTCGCACTGGAGCTCGTCGCTCGGCCGGGTGCTGTTCATCACGGTGATGCTGTCGCTGTCGAAGTTCCTCCACCGCATTTTGCTCGCGAAGAAGTCGCCGTTCCGCCAAGTGAACTTCATCGGCGGCGGCTGGCTGAAGCCGCTCAAAATCGTCTGGCGTCCCGCCGTCACGTTCCTGCCGGCGACGCTCGCCGTTATGGCAGCGGTCGGCTACTACTACACTGCAATGCAGTCGGCCGTCCGCATTCTCGAAACAGTCGCGATGCTGCTCGCCGTTGGCACCCTCGGCGGCCTCACTCGCCGTTGGCTCCTCGTGAACCGCCGCCAACTCGCGCGTGAACAAGCCAAGCAACGCCGCGCTCAACTCCTCGCCGCGGTCGAAACCGACTCAGCCGATCCTCCCGCTCCAGAAGCCGCCGACGACACGGTCGACCTTGCCGCCCTCAGCGAGCAAACGCAGACGCTCGTCCGAACCTTCCTCGGCTTCACCACCGCGGTCGGGCTCTTCTTTATTTGGGCCGCGGTCCTCCCCGCCCTCGCTTACCCCGCGGGCCACAAGCTCCCCGGCGCCGAGATGCTCACTTGGGGCCACCTCGCGTCGTTCCTCATCGTGCTAGCCGTCACGTTCGTCTCGGTGCGCGACATTCCCGCATTGCTCGAGCTTGCGATCCTGCAACATCTGCCGCTCGACGGCGGCACCCGCTACGCCTTCACCAGCATCTCGCGCTACGTCCTCGCCGCCCTCGGCCTGATCGTCGCGTTCAACTGCCTCGACGGCGACTGGGGAAAAATCCAGTGGCTCGTCGCTGCGATGAGCGTCGGGCTTGGCTTCGGACTGCAAGAAATCTTCGCCAACTTTGTCTCCGGCATTATCCTGCTGTTCGAACGCCCCATTCGCGTCGGCGACATCGTCACCCTCGGCGACAAAACGGGCGTCGTCAATCGCATCCGCATGCGGGCGACCACGATCATCGACTGGGACCGCAAAGAGTACATTGTCCCCAACAAGGATCTCGTGACCGAGCGACTACTCAACTGGACCCTTAGCGACCAGATGAACCGCATCGAAGTGGTGCTCTTCCTCTCGCACGGCGCCGACACCGACCGCGCGTGCGAGTTGCTGCTCGAGTCGGCCCGCGAGCAAACGCACCTCCTCACGGAACCGTCGCCAAGCGCCGTGTTCGAAGGAATCACCGAAGCAGGCCTCAAGGTTGCGCTTCGCTGCTTCCTGCCGACGCTCGAACATCGCGGCGCCACGATCCACCAGCTCTACTCGACGATCGACCGCAAGCTCCGCAACGGCGGCATCGAGGTCGCTTCCCCGCCGCGCGAAATGAAGGTCCGCTTCCTCCGCGACCAGCATGGACACCCGATCCCGGCGCCGCATGCACAGTTCACGAGCAAGAGCGACGCTGCAAGCTCGACAAAGAGCGGCAAACACAGCGCCGCGTAG